The following coding sequences lie in one Campylobacter concisus genomic window:
- the nhaD gene encoding sodium:proton antiporter NhaD produces MRFFGLLGLFFAMAFGADGETAAIDLTTTWAGILSLIIFVVGYFFIAAEENFHIDKAKPAIFIGTFMFLLIGVYMLINGMDVHSLEHEVNHLILEIAQIVFFLMVAMTFIEALIERDVFNALKYNLVSKGYTYRKLFWLTGVLAFFISPVADNLTTALILSTVLLTIDRNNTNFLVAGAINIVVAANAGGAWSPFGDITTLMVWAAGKSPFLDFFALFPASIIGWLVTAFLLSRVVPSTAPHFDVANEPKVVMKKGGKAVIFIGAFTIFCAVMMHQLFHLPAMWGMMFGFSLLSLYTYYFKKAHKNEEPMHVFHYMSKIENNTLFFFFGILAAVGALHFAGFLNYAVSLYDKFGSTAVNIGVGFLSAIVDNVPVMSAVLKANPAMGADAGEAMSQWLLVTLTAGIGGSMISFGSAAGVGVMGKLKGIYTFGAHMKYAWMVVLGYIVSIIVWYVQFEIFHIYF; encoded by the coding sequence ATGAGGTTTTTTGGACTTCTAGGCTTGTTTTTCGCGATGGCTTTTGGTGCTGATGGAGAAACCGCAGCTATTGACTTAACTACTACATGGGCAGGAATTTTATCGCTTATAATTTTTGTTGTTGGATATTTTTTCATAGCAGCAGAAGAAAATTTCCATATCGACAAAGCAAAACCTGCTATCTTTATCGGTACGTTTATGTTCCTGCTTATCGGCGTTTATATGCTTATAAATGGCATGGATGTGCATTCGCTTGAACATGAGGTAAATCACCTGATTTTAGAGATCGCTCAGATTGTATTTTTCTTGATGGTGGCGATGACTTTTATAGAAGCACTTATAGAAAGAGACGTATTTAATGCACTTAAATATAATCTCGTATCAAAAGGCTATACTTATAGAAAACTATTTTGGCTAACTGGTGTTTTGGCATTTTTCATAAGCCCAGTAGCTGATAACCTAACAACAGCACTTATTCTTTCAACCGTTCTTCTAACGATAGATAGAAATAATACAAATTTCCTAGTGGCTGGCGCGATAAACATCGTCGTTGCAGCAAATGCAGGTGGAGCATGGAGTCCATTTGGCGATATCACTACGCTTATGGTTTGGGCAGCAGGTAAGTCACCATTTCTAGACTTTTTCGCACTTTTCCCAGCATCTATTATTGGCTGGCTTGTAACAGCATTTTTACTTTCTCGCGTGGTACCAAGTACTGCACCGCATTTTGATGTGGCAAACGAGCCAAAAGTGGTTATGAAAAAGGGCGGTAAAGCGGTTATTTTTATAGGTGCATTTACTATCTTTTGTGCAGTTATGATGCATCAGCTTTTCCACTTGCCAGCGATGTGGGGAATGATGTTTGGTTTCTCACTACTTAGTCTTTATACTTACTATTTCAAAAAAGCTCACAAAAATGAAGAGCCAATGCATGTATTTCACTATATGTCAAAGATCGAAAACAACACACTATTTTTCTTCTTTGGAATTTTAGCTGCAGTTGGTGCTCTTCATTTTGCTGGATTTTTAAATTACGCTGTATCACTTTATGATAAATTTGGCTCAACTGCTGTAAATATCGGCGTTGGATTCCTTTCAGCAATCGTTGATAATGTCCCTGTTATGTCAGCTGTTTTGAAAGCAAATCCAGCAATGGGAGCTGATGCAGGCGAGGCAATGAGTCAGTGGCTACTAGTGACACTAACTGCTGGTATCGGCGGTTCGATGATCAGCTTTGGTTCAGCAGCTGGTGTTGGAGTAATGGGTAAATTAAAAGGAATTTATACCTTTGGTGCACATATGAAATACGCTTGGATGGTGGTTCTAGGATATATCGTATCGATCATTGTTTGGTATGTGCAGTTTGAAATTTTTCATATCTATTTTTAA
- the uvrC gene encoding excinuclease ABC subunit UvrC, translated as MLIDEIRTLPNEPGVYQYFDAQNRLLYVGKAKILKNRVKSYFKFTPSLAPAEKLSPRISKMISEAVHLEYIVTPSEADALILENSFIKQLKPKYNILLRDDKTYPYIFINLNDEFPRFEITRKVVKGSNIRYFGPYFSGAGELLEALYLNFNLVQKKSCIKGKKACLFYQLKRCYAPCEGKISKENYAKIVNEAIAALQNPSLLITRLEELMLNYAKAEDYEQAAATRDKIQTLKNMQTKVEVDLAKLEDFEAYSVACVHDMICAVRFSVQSGKITGVKTDITQAKNAQKDEINEAYKQAILKSFIAGQPIISTKIYVHESFEDSELVEEILNERFGRKFSITCPKIGDKRKICEIATKNAEVSIEKYLKTHDNVLLNEIKEYFGLAHTPYVVEAYDNSHLFGEASVGAMVRYEHGEWAKQNYRHMHLSSKNDYDQMKESLTARALRFDKLSPPDLWVIDGGEVLLNLACEILASSGANVDVIAISKEKIDAKAHRAKGEAKDKIYTKNGSFSLSTSDKKLQFFQKMRDESHRFVISFHRKTRQKNDMQRSILKQAGVSEGSIAKLISFYGSFDKISEANLDEVAKITNKSVAEKLAVLKEGNLK; from the coding sequence ATGCTAATAGACGAGATAAGAACGCTTCCAAACGAGCCTGGCGTATATCAGTATTTTGACGCGCAAAATAGACTCTTATATGTCGGCAAAGCCAAAATTTTAAAAAACAGGGTCAAAAGCTACTTTAAGTTTACCCCAAGCCTAGCTCCGGCTGAAAAACTAAGCCCAAGAATTTCTAAGATGATAAGCGAAGCTGTGCATCTTGAATACATCGTCACTCCAAGCGAAGCAGACGCGCTGATACTTGAAAATTCTTTCATCAAGCAACTAAAACCAAAATACAACATCTTGCTTCGCGACGACAAGACCTACCCTTATATCTTTATAAATTTAAATGATGAATTTCCAAGATTTGAGATCACCAGAAAGGTGGTCAAAGGCTCAAATATACGCTATTTTGGACCATATTTTAGTGGAGCAGGAGAGCTACTTGAAGCGCTTTATCTAAATTTCAACCTAGTTCAGAAAAAGTCCTGCATCAAAGGCAAAAAAGCCTGCCTATTTTACCAGCTAAAACGATGCTACGCCCCATGTGAGGGCAAAATTTCAAAAGAAAACTACGCTAAGATCGTAAACGAAGCTATCGCGGCCTTACAAAATCCAAGTTTACTCATTACTCGCCTTGAAGAGCTCATGCTAAACTACGCCAAGGCAGAAGACTACGAGCAAGCAGCTGCGACTAGAGATAAGATACAAACACTTAAAAATATGCAAACAAAAGTTGAAGTTGATCTAGCTAAACTTGAGGACTTCGAGGCCTACTCGGTCGCTTGCGTGCACGATATGATCTGTGCGGTAAGATTTAGCGTGCAAAGTGGCAAGATAACTGGCGTGAAAACTGACATCACGCAGGCCAAAAACGCTCAAAAAGATGAGATAAACGAGGCTTATAAGCAGGCCATTTTAAAAAGCTTCATAGCTGGACAGCCGATAATTAGCACCAAAATTTATGTGCATGAGAGCTTTGAAGATAGCGAGCTGGTGGAGGAAATTTTAAACGAGAGATTTGGACGCAAATTTAGTATCACTTGCCCTAAAATTGGCGATAAGCGTAAAATTTGTGAGATCGCTACCAAAAACGCTGAAGTTAGCATCGAAAAATATCTAAAAACGCACGATAACGTGCTATTAAACGAGATAAAAGAGTATTTTGGTCTTGCTCACACGCCTTACGTGGTCGAAGCCTACGACAACTCGCACCTTTTTGGCGAGGCAAGTGTCGGAGCGATGGTACGCTATGAACACGGCGAGTGGGCGAAGCAAAACTACCGTCACATGCACCTAAGCTCTAAAAACGACTACGATCAGATGAAAGAGAGTTTGACAGCCAGAGCGCTTAGATTTGACAAGCTTAGTCCGCCTGATCTTTGGGTTATTGACGGTGGCGAGGTGCTTTTAAACTTAGCCTGTGAAATTTTAGCAAGCAGTGGCGCAAATGTCGATGTGATCGCTATCTCAAAAGAAAAAATTGATGCCAAAGCTCACCGCGCAAAAGGCGAAGCAAAGGATAAAATTTATACCAAAAATGGTAGCTTTAGCCTAAGTACGAGCGATAAAAAGCTGCAGTTTTTCCAAAAAATGCGTGATGAAAGCCATAGGTTTGTCATAAGTTTTCACAGAAAAACAAGGCAGAAAAACGATATGCAAAGATCAATTCTAAAGCAAGCTGGCGTATCTGAAGGAAGTATCGCGAAATTAATCAGCTTTTACGGAAGTTTTGATAAAATCAGCGAAGCGAATTTAGACGAAGTGGCAAAAATAACAAATAAAAGCGTAGCAGAAAAGCTTGCGGTGCTCAAAGAAGGAAATTTGAAGTGA
- a CDS encoding response regulator — protein sequence MKNNKFYILLAPIIISAIFCAYSGNESYKKFTELKDLNEKLYKQSLVFQTIRSVIQEHDTLIGKSQEDIKKLRDSTLKNTQKFINSIRKDDRIEIRNINKLKELLANINQNDQFDELFYEFFQNINGEIDSDFKQDLDRDFPLIIKAYAATLSKIYNQLSLANNTKYYVKNIFINGPLFSINSNVRENIYSVKDNTPNLDMLPKSELKENIYKDFNQFEANYQAKKIREAKAKIAFSEKLNIEDIILIKQYEDDKFILLLDSAINIKNELLELTESEKISFGIKTFFEFSLCGLLILSLLGISARLKFLKVLIDKSKYISSYILSSKEISADNAISKLIKAYEDLKETYIKDSSFFQIKDRYILSVSKKLESINKEIFTSTAALKIETNNSKKQVFIDTIEKNANIMTSLYNNAKNISNVKKYSECNKTEIFDPQKSFEEILQANIVYSQSKKINFISYLDPSLTNELEGNLNSLKTAFNSIFLASLSMSLRHQNIIITIKKVQKEFDRSGLCSVSFSIKNSSAAMSEKQISDIFSDDENSLNNDESEFYLKIAQIYLKNLESKLEINSFPSIGNEFKFVVIFKTTSNYKDFDIKCDHKLAFLQDANVAYNEAFEQTTKDLGLKVDMLTSTSPSITKNYDAIFLRNTNKQGQDIKNPLILKDPLTPLSITRLLCLGEADIMNKNLNDKPKILICDTNEIYIDITASGFSKFNCEVVGVCNKKDLKQAIKQGDFDLIFVGSKFFEAEKNSLQKNLDLIKAAIQNAKIPIILMLSNTSNIDGESVKEYFNAYIKTPINSDELAQIFRKFLPNFGEIAIDESYLAKSENIILFKKSPMENKIFSSALGEFYNTLETTNSFDELLTKIKTKTYGIVLIDENVKGFNYEELTRVVDKIRQSQKVDTRVLIFGAQERSEFPFVKVLAKNITKAELSATVREQIDSMGTSYAKSSYEFIKFNA from the coding sequence ATGAAAAATAATAAATTTTATATATTGTTAGCGCCAATAATAATTTCAGCGATCTTTTGCGCATATAGCGGAAATGAAAGCTATAAAAAATTTACAGAACTAAAAGATCTAAATGAAAAACTATATAAACAATCCTTAGTATTTCAAACTATAAGATCTGTAATACAAGAGCACGATACACTAATAGGCAAAAGCCAAGAAGATATAAAAAAGTTGCGAGATAGCACCTTAAAAAATACACAAAAATTTATAAATTCTATAAGAAAAGACGATCGTATCGAGATACGAAATATAAATAAATTAAAAGAATTGCTAGCAAATATAAATCAAAATGATCAATTTGATGAACTATTTTATGAATTTTTCCAAAATATAAATGGAGAAATAGATAGCGATTTTAAACAGGACTTAGACCGAGACTTTCCGCTTATAATAAAAGCTTATGCCGCAACTTTAAGTAAAATTTACAATCAACTCTCTTTAGCAAACAACACAAAATACTACGTAAAAAATATCTTTATAAATGGCCCTTTATTTTCAATAAACAGTAATGTGAGAGAAAATATATATTCCGTAAAGGACAACACGCCAAATCTTGATATGCTTCCAAAAAGTGAGCTAAAAGAGAATATTTACAAAGACTTTAACCAGTTTGAAGCCAACTATCAAGCTAAAAAGATAAGAGAAGCTAAAGCCAAGATCGCATTTTCTGAAAAACTAAATATCGAAGATATTATCTTAATCAAACAGTATGAAGATGATAAATTTATACTTTTATTAGATAGTGCCATAAACATAAAAAATGAGCTACTAGAACTTACCGAGAGCGAGAAAATAAGCTTTGGCATAAAGACCTTTTTTGAGTTTTCGCTTTGTGGCTTGCTCATTTTGTCTTTGCTTGGTATTTCTGCTAGGTTGAAATTTTTAAAGGTGCTTATCGATAAGTCAAAATACATATCGAGTTATATCCTATCATCAAAAGAGATAAGTGCGGATAATGCGATATCAAAGCTTATAAAAGCTTATGAAGATCTAAAAGAAACCTATATAAAAGATAGCAGCTTTTTTCAGATAAAAGATAGATATATTTTATCAGTGAGCAAGAAGCTAGAGTCTATTAATAAAGAAATTTTTACATCGACTGCGGCTTTAAAAATAGAAACAAATAATAGCAAAAAGCAAGTATTTATAGACACGATAGAAAAAAATGCAAATATCATGACTTCGCTTTATAACAATGCTAAAAATATCTCAAATGTTAAAAAATATAGCGAATGCAATAAAACCGAGATATTTGATCCTCAAAAAAGCTTTGAAGAAATTTTGCAAGCAAATATTGTCTATTCGCAAAGCAAAAAGATAAATTTTATAAGCTATCTTGATCCAAGCCTTACAAATGAACTAGAAGGAAATCTAAATTCATTAAAAACCGCATTTAACTCTATCTTTTTGGCGTCTTTATCAATGTCTTTAAGACATCAAAATATTATCATCACTATCAAAAAAGTTCAAAAAGAGTTTGATAGAAGCGGACTTTGTTCTGTAAGCTTTAGCATAAAAAATAGCTCAGCTGCCATGAGTGAAAAGCAAATTTCAGATATATTTTCAGATGATGAGAATAGCTTAAATAATGATGAGAGCGAGTTTTATCTAAAAATCGCTCAAATTTATTTAAAAAATTTAGAAAGCAAGCTGGAGATTAATTCGTTTCCAAGTATTGGCAATGAGTTTAAATTTGTAGTCATCTTTAAAACAACATCAAACTATAAAGACTTTGATATAAAATGCGATCATAAACTAGCATTCTTACAAGACGCAAATGTAGCTTACAACGAAGCTTTTGAGCAGACCACAAAAGACCTTGGGCTCAAAGTGGATATGCTAACAAGCACTAGTCCATCTATTACAAAAAATTATGATGCTATATTTTTAAGAAATACCAATAAGCAAGGTCAAGATATTAAAAATCCGCTCATTTTAAAAGACCCGCTAACTCCATTAAGCATCACAAGACTACTTTGCTTGGGTGAAGCTGATATTATGAATAAAAATTTAAACGATAAACCAAAAATTTTAATCTGCGATACTAACGAAATTTACATAGATATAACAGCAAGTGGTTTTAGTAAATTTAACTGCGAAGTTGTTGGAGTTTGCAATAAAAAAGATCTAAAACAAGCCATAAAGCAAGGTGATTTTGACCTTATATTTGTTGGCTCAAAATTTTTCGAAGCTGAAAAAAATAGCCTTCAAAAAAATCTTGATCTTATAAAAGCAGCTATACAAAATGCGAAAATTCCAATTATACTAATGCTTTCAAATACTTCAAATATAGATGGAGAGAGTGTCAAAGAATACTTCAACGCTTATATAAAAACGCCAATAAATAGCGACGAACTGGCTCAAATTTTTAGAAAATTTTTACCAAATTTTGGCGAGATTGCAATAGACGAAAGCTATCTAGCAAAAAGCGAAAATATTATTTTATTTAAGAAATCGCCAATGGAAAATAAAATATTTAGCTCAGCTTTAGGAGAATTTTACAACACACTTGAAACCACAAATAGCTTTGATGAGCTATTAACAAAGATAAAAACCAAAACTTACGGTATCGTTCTTATAGATGAAAATGTAAAAGGCTTCAACTATGAAGAGCTAACAAGAGTTGTTGATAAGATAAGGCAAAGCCAAAAGGTTGATACAAGAGTGCTGATATTTGGCGCACAAGAAAGAAGTGAATTTCCTTTTGTAAAAGTGTTAGCTAAAAATATCACAAAAGCAGAGCTTTCAGCTACAGTAAGAGAGCAAATCGATTCTATGGGTACTAGCTACGCTAAAAGCTCTTATGAATTTATTAAGTTTAACGCCTAA
- a CDS encoding anthranilate synthase component I family protein, whose protein sequence is MLLEQPLFYYEVIREKFKNSYLAEDKTQTIIGIDCDYIDEKDMDFYRLRSYFDTNRNKSLAPFAGLFGVFTYDGVRYFEYIGEEKAKKYEFPKFIYADAKAYLHFDKMSKIYTFYGDKNKYYDFLLDAKVECKSKEQSKFSIKTDLGKEKKHFEDMVELAKEYIRSGDVFQVVLGELLEISTNMSSLEFYKKLSLTNPSPYMFHFPTPYGDVVGSSPELVFEMKSEQIFVAPIAGTRPRGSDANADAALENELLSDEKELAEHKMLIDLARNDIGRVSEPKSVSVKNAMHIQKYEKVIHIVSDVYGKCAKGLDLFDVLASIFPAGTLSGAPKIRAMQIINELEISERNIYGGGIGFLHFNGDAQVAILIRSAIFVSGENGFSNVFVGAGAGIVYDSKSEREYAEICHKRASVLNVFKNNAKEF, encoded by the coding sequence ATGCTCTTAGAACAACCACTGTTTTATTATGAAGTGATTAGAGAAAAATTTAAAAATAGCTACCTAGCCGAGGATAAGACACAAACGATTATAGGCATTGATTGCGATTATATCGATGAAAAGGATATGGATTTTTATAGGCTTAGAAGTTATTTTGATACAAATCGTAATAAATCTTTAGCTCCATTTGCAGGTCTCTTTGGTGTTTTTACTTATGATGGTGTGAGATATTTTGAATATATCGGAGAAGAGAAAGCTAAAAAGTACGAATTTCCAAAATTTATCTATGCCGATGCAAAGGCCTATCTACACTTTGACAAGATGAGTAAAATTTATACATTTTATGGAGATAAGAATAAATATTATGATTTTTTGCTTGATGCGAAAGTTGAATGCAAAAGCAAAGAGCAGAGTAAATTTAGTATAAAAACTGATCTTGGTAAAGAAAAGAAACACTTTGAGGATATGGTTGAGTTAGCAAAAGAGTATATAAGAAGTGGCGATGTCTTTCAGGTGGTGCTTGGTGAATTGCTTGAAATTTCAACGAATATGAGCAGTTTGGAATTTTATAAAAAGCTCTCACTTACAAATCCAAGCCCATATATGTTTCATTTTCCTACACCTTATGGCGATGTAGTTGGCTCTTCGCCAGAGCTTGTTTTTGAGATGAAAAGTGAGCAAATTTTTGTAGCTCCGATTGCGGGCACAAGGCCTAGAGGAAGTGATGCAAATGCAGATGCGGCACTTGAAAATGAGCTATTAAGTGACGAAAAGGAGCTGGCTGAGCACAAGATGCTAATCGATCTTGCTAGAAATGACATTGGCAGGGTTTCAGAGCCAAAAAGTGTATCCGTAAAAAATGCGATGCATATACAAAAATATGAAAAAGTAATTCATATTGTAAGTGATGTCTATGGCAAGTGCGCCAAGGGGCTTGATCTTTTTGATGTCTTAGCTAGTATTTTCCCAGCTGGCACACTAAGCGGAGCCCCAAAAATAAGAGCTATGCAGATAATCAATGAGCTTGAAATTTCTGAGCGAAATATCTATGGCGGTGGCATTGGATTTTTACATTTTAATGGTGATGCTCAGGTTGCTATTCTTATTCGATCAGCCATCTTTGTGTCAGGTGAAAATGGCTTTAGTAATGTATTTGTGGGGGCTGGAGCTGGTATAGTTTATGACTCAAAGAGCGAAAGAGAATACGCTGAAATTTGCCATAAGCGAGCAAGCGTGCTAAATGTATTTAAAAATAACGCAAAAGAGTTTTAG
- a CDS encoding sulfite exporter TauE/SafE family protein: protein MLFVELFVIGIGVGYIAGFFGIGGGTVVVPIMVAFGYDIKTAIGISVMQMIFSATFGSYLNYKAGLLKLNRGVVLGLGGLVGASFSGIIVSYAPAILLESLLLTTFILSLLKLYFMPNSDGSNANNSLFLLFLVGLFVGALAISIGIGGGVFIAPILVGFLRYELKKAVSMGVFFVMFAAFSGFISLSLSGHISYLEGAFLGLGSLIGAYFGTKKTQAMDKKALKKWFLLFYLLMIILILKDMIFG from the coding sequence ATGCTTTTTGTTGAACTTTTTGTAATTGGTATCGGCGTTGGATATATCGCTGGTTTTTTTGGCATCGGTGGCGGCACAGTCGTCGTTCCTATAATGGTCGCCTTTGGGTATGACATAAAAACCGCTATTGGCATAAGCGTCATGCAAATGATATTTAGTGCGACTTTTGGCTCGTATCTAAACTACAAAGCTGGCCTTTTAAAACTAAATCGCGGCGTAGTTTTAGGGCTTGGAGGCTTAGTTGGAGCTAGTTTTAGTGGCATCATCGTCTCGTATGCGCCCGCAATTTTACTCGAGTCACTCTTACTTACTACATTTATCTTATCCCTTTTGAAATTATATTTTATGCCAAATAGTGACGGCTCAAACGCAAATAACTCACTTTTCTTACTATTTTTAGTTGGTCTTTTTGTAGGTGCTCTTGCCATTAGTATTGGTATCGGTGGTGGCGTCTTTATCGCTCCTATTTTGGTTGGCTTTTTACGCTATGAGCTAAAAAAAGCCGTTTCAATGGGAGTATTTTTTGTGATGTTTGCAGCCTTCTCTGGCTTTATCTCACTTTCATTAAGCGGCCATATCTCTTATCTAGAAGGTGCTTTTCTAGGCCTTGGCTCGCTAATAGGCGCATACTTTGGCACCAAAAAGACACAAGCTATGGATAAAAAAGCGCTTAAAAAATGGTTTTTACTCTTTTATCTTTTGATGATAATTCTAATCTTAAAAGATATGATATTTGGCTAA
- a CDS encoding class I SAM-dependent methyltransferase, with protein MNKTKKAYDEIPYFSAAFSDCSPVRIEAVAKFLGLKAAGLKEARVLELGSSYGGNILPFAISHKNAKVVGIDISSHQVAEGNKVAKQIGLENFTLLERNFLHMNESDIKKLGKFDYIIAHGVYSWVSPNVRDALLATIKALLSEDGIAYVSYNTYPGWKSLDILRDFMLFVSSGNDSKEALAHVKGELNFLQDYLKFSLQNQSDVVYKDSMKLLLTQLNFLQGIIAKGNDYYILHDFLEASNEPTYFHKFAKHIDKHGLCYVIDASLNDIFASSTGIYRFDAHIEQNYNSRIKKEQLNDFLFNRSFRKSLIAHKERLGGAEDFDAVLGESELDRIYFAYFSEQPRTKTQEILSKAYPQSLNLSEVKAALGENANEAFVGLLEILNDQNTKISSSKLKALTYEPCKTRLKSRAAAYLEYFLNASSPVISLANELNGKLNLSYEEIKIALKFDGKASLEDIAKSVNLSKDELDKLAFKLSEAYFFEEI; from the coding sequence ATGAATAAAACAAAGAAAGCTTACGATGAAATTCCTTATTTCTCGGCCGCATTTAGCGACTGCTCGCCAGTTAGGATAGAAGCGGTTGCTAAATTTCTGGGACTTAAGGCAGCTGGCTTAAAAGAGGCTAGAGTGCTTGAGCTTGGCTCATCATACGGTGGCAATATCTTGCCATTTGCCATTTCGCATAAAAACGCAAAAGTTGTTGGTATCGACATCTCAAGCCATCAAGTGGCTGAAGGTAACAAGGTAGCAAAGCAGATAGGTTTAGAAAATTTTACTCTGCTTGAGCGAAATTTTTTGCACATGAACGAAAGCGATATAAAAAAGCTTGGGAAATTTGACTATATTATCGCTCATGGTGTTTATAGCTGGGTGAGCCCAAATGTAAGAGATGCGCTGCTTGCCACGATTAAGGCATTACTAAGCGAGGATGGCATCGCTTATGTTTCGTATAATACCTATCCTGGCTGGAAGAGTCTTGATATTTTAAGAGATTTTATGCTTTTTGTAAGCTCAGGCAACGACAGCAAAGAAGCACTTGCTCATGTGAAAGGTGAGTTAAATTTTTTGCAGGATTATTTGAAATTTAGCTTACAAAACCAAAGCGATGTCGTATACAAAGATAGTATGAAGCTTCTTTTAACACAGCTAAATTTCTTACAAGGCATCATCGCAAAGGGTAATGATTATTATATATTGCATGATTTTTTAGAGGCTAGCAACGAGCCAACTTACTTTCATAAATTTGCTAAACATATCGATAAACATGGACTTTGCTACGTCATAGATGCTTCACTAAATGACATCTTTGCAAGCTCAACTGGAATTTACCGCTTCGACGCACATATCGAGCAAAATTACAACTCTCGCATCAAAAAAGAGCAACTAAACGATTTTTTATTTAATAGATCATTTAGAAAAAGTCTCATCGCTCACAAAGAGAGGCTTGGCGGTGCTGAGGACTTTGACGCGGTACTTGGAGAGAGTGAGCTTGATAGGATTTATTTTGCATATTTTAGCGAGCAGCCAAGAACAAAAACGCAAGAAATTTTAAGCAAAGCCTATCCACAAAGCTTAAATTTAAGCGAAGTAAAGGCGGCACTTGGCGAGAATGCAAACGAAGCTTTTGTAGGGCTACTTGAAATTTTAAACGATCAAAACACTAAAATTTCTTCTTCAAAACTCAAAGCACTTACCTATGAGCCTTGCAAAACTAGACTAAAGTCTAGAGCTGCTGCGTATCTGGAGTATTTTTTAAATGCTAGCTCACCAGTTATCTCTTTGGCAAATGAGTTAAATGGCAAGCTAAACTTAAGCTATGAAGAGATCAAAATCGCTTTAAAATTTGATGGCAAAGCTAGTTTAGAAGATATCGCAAAGAGCGTAAATTTAAGTAAAGATGAGCTAGATAAGCTTGCTTTTAAATTAAGCGAAGCCTACTTTTTTGAAGAAATTTAA
- the serC gene encoding phosphoserine transaminase, giving the protein MSRKINFSAGPSAIPLDVLEHAKAEFTDYRGEGYSIMEISHRSKTFEEIHFGAMEKIRKLYGIGDEYEILFLQGGAHLQFSMIPMNLYQGGRAEYANTGVWTNKAIKEAKVLGVNVDVVASSEDENFSYIPEFKFSDDADYAYICSNNTIYGTQYKAMPKTKSPLVVDASSDFFARPLDFSSIGLLYGGAQKNAGPSGVTIVILRKDLVDRVSSQNVPMFLRYKTHVEANSLYNTPPTFGIYLLNLTMQHLLDLGGLAEVEKINAKKASTLYSIIDSSNGFYVGHAKKSSRSDMNVSFTIPKDHALEPVFVEEALKEGMLGLKGHRHLGGIRASIYNAVSQSDVEKLGEFMREFARKHS; this is encoded by the coding sequence ATGAGTAGAAAAATCAACTTTAGCGCAGGCCCAAGCGCGATACCATTAGATGTTTTAGAGCACGCAAAGGCCGAATTTACCGATTACAGAGGCGAGGGCTACTCGATCATGGAGATCAGCCACAGAAGCAAGACCTTTGAGGAGATCCACTTTGGTGCGATGGAGAAGATAAGAAAGCTTTATGGTATCGGCGATGAGTATGAAATTTTATTCTTGCAAGGCGGCGCACACTTGCAATTTAGCATGATACCGATGAATTTATATCAAGGTGGCAGGGCTGAATATGCAAACACCGGCGTTTGGACAAACAAAGCTATCAAAGAGGCAAAAGTGCTTGGCGTAAATGTAGATGTCGTTGCAAGCAGCGAGGATGAAAATTTCTCTTACATCCCTGAGTTTAAATTTAGTGATGACGCCGATTACGCCTATATCTGCTCAAACAACACGATTTATGGCACGCAGTATAAGGCTATGCCAAAGACCAAATCGCCCCTTGTTGTCGATGCTTCGAGCGACTTTTTCGCTAGACCGCTTGATTTTAGCAGTATCGGCTTGCTTTATGGTGGCGCTCAGAAAAATGCAGGCCCAAGCGGCGTGACTATCGTCATTTTAAGAAAAGACCTAGTTGATCGCGTGAGTAGCCAAAACGTCCCTATGTTTTTGCGCTACAAAACGCACGTAGAGGCAAACTCACTTTACAACACACCGCCAACTTTTGGAATTTATCTTTTAAATTTAACCATGCAGCACCTGCTAGACCTTGGCGGACTTGCCGAGGTTGAGAAGATAAACGCCAAAAAAGCAAGCACGCTTTATAGCATAATAGATAGCTCAAATGGCTTTTACGTGGGTCACGCTAAAAAATCAAGCAGGTCAGATATGAACGTGAGCTTTACGATACCAAAAGATCATGCGCTTGAGCCAGTTTTCGTCGAAGAAGCGCTAAAAGAGGGCATGCTAGGGCTAAAAGGTCACAGACATCTTGGCGGCATAAGAGCCTCTATCTATAATGCCGTTAGCCAAAGCGATGTTGAAAAACTTGGCGAGTTTATGAGAGAATTTGCAAGAAAACATAGCTGA